One segment of Colius striatus isolate bColStr4 chromosome 23, bColStr4.1.hap1, whole genome shotgun sequence DNA contains the following:
- the VPS26B gene encoding vacuolar protein sorting-associated protein 26B isoform X2, whose product MIPLSIRAGQPGLGCRRKGGSSGPFPELYYDRGNHHEFVSLVKDLARPGEFTQSQTFDFEFTHVEKPYESYTGQNVKLRYFLRATVSRRLNDVVKEMDIVVHTLSTYPELNSSIKMEVGIEDCLHIEFEYNKSKYHLKDVIVGKIYFLLVRIKIKHMEIDIIKRETTGTGPNVYHENDTIAKYEIMDGAPVRGESIPIRLFLAGYELTPTMRDINKKFSVRYYLNLVLIDEEERRYFKQQEVVLWRKGDIVRKSMSHQAAIASQRFEGTSSHSEAKTPSQPAENNGRQ is encoded by the exons AACTCTACTACGACCGAGGAAACCACCACGAGTTCGTGTCTCTGGTGAAAGACCTGGCCCGCCCTGGTGAATTCACTCAGTCACAGACGTTTGACTTTGAATTCACACACGTGGAAAAACCTTACGAGTCCTACACGGGGCAGAATGTGAAGCTACG GTACTTCCTCCGAGCGACTGTCAGCCGCAGACTCAACGATGTGGTGAAGGAGATGGACATAGTTGTGCACACTCTGAGCACCTACCCAGAGCTCAACTCCTCTATTAAGATGGAGGTGGGGATTGAGGATTGCCTGCACATTGAGTTTGAGTATAACAAGTCCAA GTACCATTTAAAAGATGTGATTGTTGGAAAGATCTACTTCCTGCTGGTGCGAATCAAGATCAAACACATGGAGATCGATATAATCAAGAGAGAAACGACGGGGACGGGACCCAACGTGTATCATGAGAATGACACAATAGCTAAATATGAGATCATGGATGGGGCACCCGTGAGAG GGGAGTCCATTCCCATCCGACTCTTTCTGGCTGGCTACGAGCTGACTCCCACCATGAGGGACATCAATAAGAAGTTTTCGGTGCGTTATTACCTCAATCTGGTGCTGATTGATGAGGAAGAGAGACGCTACTTTAAACAACAG GAGGTGGTGCTTTGGCGGAAAGGAGACATAGTGAGGAAGAGCATGTCCCACCAAGCAGCCATCGCCTCTCAGCGCTTTGAGGGGACATCCTCACACAGCGAGGCCAAGACGCCCAGCCAGCCTGCAGAGAACAACGGCCGGCAGTGA